A single Candoia aspera isolate rCanAsp1 chromosome 5, rCanAsp1.hap2, whole genome shotgun sequence DNA region contains:
- the PCID2 gene encoding PCI domain-containing protein 2 yields MAHISINQYLQQVLESIDSRDGLFCAELVSFKHPHVANPRLQLSSPEEKCQQVLEPPYDEMFAAHLRCTYAVANHDFVEAYKCQTVVVQSFLRAFQAHKEENWALPIMYAVALDLRIFANSADQQLAKKGKGKVGDMLEKAAELLMSCFRVCASDTRASIEDSKKWGMLFLVNQLFKIYFKINKLHLCKPLIRAIDSSNLKDEYSMAQRVTYRYYVGRKAMFDSDFKQAEEYLSFAFEHCHRSSQKNKRMILIYLLPVKMLLGHMPMVQLLKKYDLMQFAEVTKAVSEGNLLLLNDTLAKHETFFIRCGIFLILEKLKIITYRNLFKKVYLLLKTHQLALDAFLVALKFMKVTDVDIDEVQCILANLIYMGHIKGYISHQHQKLVVSKQNPFPPLSTVC; encoded by the exons ATGGCACATATCAGTATCAACCAATATTTGCAGCAG GTACTAGAATCTATTGACAGCAGAGATGGATTATTTTGTGCAGAATTAGTGTCATTTAAACATCCTCATGTTGCAAATCCTAGACTGCAG CTTTCATCTCCAGAAGAAAAATGTCAACAAGTGCTGGAACCACCTTATGATGAGATGTTCGCTGCTCACTTAAG GTGTACTTACGCGGTTGCCAACCATGACTTTGTAGAAGCTTACAAATGCCAAACAGTTGTAGTACA ATCTTTCCTGAGAGCTTTTCAAGCACACAAAGAAGAAAACTG GGCTTTGCCTATTATGTATGCAGTAGCACTTGATCTTCGAATTTTTGCCAACAGT GCTGATCAACAACTGgcaaaaaaaggcaaaggcaaagttGGTGACATGTTGGAAAAAGCAGCTGAACTTCTTATGAGCTGTTTCCGTGTATGTGCAAGTGACAC TCGAGCCAGCATTGAGGATTCAAAAAAGTGGGGCATGTTGTTTCTGGTGAATCaactatttaaaatttattttaag ATCAATAAACTTCACCTGTGTAAACCATTGATAAGAGCAATTGATAGCTCAAACCTTAAAGATGAATATAGCATGGCACAAAGAGTTACATACAGATATTACGTTGGAAGGAAGGCCATGTTTGATAGTGATTTTAAACAAG CTGAAGAGTATCTGTCTTTTGCCTTTGAGCACTGTCACCGCTCCagtcagaaaaacaaaaggatgaTACTGATTTATTTGCTCCCAGTGAAAATGTTACTG GGCCATATGCCAATGGTccagcttttaaaaaagtatgaCCTCATGCAGTTTGCAGAAGTTACAAAAGCTgtgag tGAAGGGAACCTTCTTTTATTAAATGATACTCTGGCAAAACATGAGACCTTTTTCATTCGCTGCGGTATCTTCCTTATTCTTGAGAAGTTGAAAATCATCACCTATAGAAATCTCTTCAAGAAAGT ataTTTGTTACTTAAAACTCACCAGTTGGCTCTAGATGCCTTTCTGGTTGCCCTGAAATTCATGAAAGTCACTGATGTTGATATCGATGAAGTTCAGTGCATTTTGGCTAATCTCATTTACATG GGTCATATTAAGGGCTATATATCACATCAGCATCAGAAGCTTGTTGTCAGCAAGCAAAATCCTTTCCCTCCACTTTCTACTGTCTGCTGA